CTGGCGGTGATGGCGCACTGCGCGCCGGCGGCGAAGTAATCGTAATGCACCTGATAAATCAGCTGCGGGTTCTCCAGCAGCACTTTCGCCGACCAGAGGGCATCGGCCAGCTGACAGCCGCGCGCTTCCAGCTCGGTCGCCAGCGCGCCGTCGAGGATCAGCGTATCGTGGCGCTGCAGTAGATCGGCGATGGGGTCAAACAGCATGTTCCGTTTCCTTAGCGCGTTCCCGCTTGTTGCGTTGTGTCAGAGAGTAAGCGCCGTAACAGAGGGCGACGAAGGGTAACCCGCACCACAGCGCGATGCGCTGCGCCGGATCGAACGCCAGCCCGACGCAGGCCAGCAGGCAGAGCGCAAAGCCGAGAATCGGCGTCAGCGGGAACCAGGGCGCGCGATACTTCAGCCCGTCCAGCGTTCCGCCTTCGCGCAGATAGCGGCGGCGAAACGCATAGTGCGAGGCGCAAATGCTGAGCCAGACCGCTACCACCGCAAAACCGGAGATGGCCGAAAGCGCCACGTAGACGGTATCGGCGGCGACGATGCTGGAGAAGAGCGCCAGCAGCCCGCCCAGCATGCTGGCGCCGATTGCCACCAGCGGGATGCCGCGGCGCGTCAGGCGCGAGAAGCAGCGCGGCAGCGTGCCTTCGTTGGAGAGCGACCAGAGCATGCGTCCGGAGGCGTAGAGGCCGGAGTTGGCCGCCGACAGAATCGCCGTCAGGATCACGAAGTTAAAAATATCCGCAGCCCAGGGAATGCCGATCTTTTCAAACACCAGTACGAACGGGCTTTTGACGATGCCCGCTTGATCCATCGGGATCAGCGCCGCCAGAATCAGCACCGTGCCGATAAAGAAGATGATCAGACGCGCTACGGTGGTGCGGATCGCCATCGGCACCACTTTATGCGGGTTTTCCGTTTCGCCGGCGGCGATGCCGATAAGCTCGGTGCCGGAAAAGGCGAAGTTTACCGCCACCATGGTCATCAGGATCGGCAGCGCGCCGTGCGGCAGCCAGCCGGAGGCGGTAAGGTTATGGAAAAACGGCGCCGGCGTGCCGTCTTTTAACGGGATCAGGCCGAACACCGCGCAGCCGCCCAGCACGATAAAGGCGAGAATGGTGATCACTTTAATCAGCGAGAACCAGAACTCCCCTTCGGCAAAAAAGCGCGTCGAGATAACGTTCAGCAGGAAGATGGCGAGACAGAAGATCAGGCACCAGAGCCAGACCGGCGTTTGCGGAAACCAGTACTGCATGCAGAAGCCGGCGGCCGTCAGGCTGGAGCCGAGCGCTACCGTCCAGGTGAGCCAGTAGAGCCAGGCGACGGTATAGCCGGTGGCCGGGCTGAGATAACGGCTGGCGTAGACGTGAAACGCGCCGGTTTCCGGCATCGCTACCGATAGCTCGCCCAGCGACTGCATCACCAGCCAGACCACCAGCGCGCCGATCAGGTAGGCGAGCAGCGTGCCCGCCGCACCGGTGGTGGAGATGATATAACCGGTGTTGAAGAACAGGCCGGTGCCGATCACACCGCCCAACGAGAGCATCACCAGATGGCGCGCTTTCATACTGCGTTTAAATTGGCCGCCCTGCGGCTGTTCTGACTGCATGCTTGTCTATCCGTATGGACGTCTAAACTTCTAAATGTGGCAAGTTTTATACCTGCCCCGGCAGCAGAATGCAAACGGTGAAACGCAACGGGCGCCCCGGAGGGCGTAAAAAGGGGGGTTCCCCGTAAGGCGAACGGCTACGGGGAGCGACGGCGGTGAGCAGAGATGGGGACGCGCGCGGAATTAATCGAACATGCTCTGCAGGTAGCGTTCCAGCGCGGCGCGCGAGCTGAAACCGTGCGGAATGCCGTAGTGATCCTGGCTGTCGCCCATCAGGTACATGGGGAAACGCGTGTAGTGATCGCAGGTTTTAATTTCCGACGCCGGATCGGCGTAGTTCAGGCTTTTCTCTTTTAGCGTCGGATGAATGACCAGTGCGGTTCTTCCCATGCGCGCTTCGCGGTTAACGTACACATAATCTTCGCCGCGGCGATAGCCATAGGTTTTCGGCGTCACGGTATCCATTTCGAACCCCGCTTTTTCCAGGACGCGTGCCACCTCATCTGGTCGTAAATACATGCTCAATCCTCTCATTCTTATAAAGCTTCGCAACCTTACAACAGCGCGGCGGCCAGGGGCATTCAGAATTATCCAGAAAGCCGGCCGCTGACGACGCTTCACGCTACGCTTGCGGTAGATGGTCTACACTAAGTATTACGTTATTCAGCAAAGGGATGAGAAAAATGTTTAAACAAACAACGAAAAATGACGACGTGGATATTCATCAGGATGTTTCTGTGCTGGCGGATACGCTGGATGATTTACTGAAATCCTACGGCAGCAAAGCGCAGGACGATATCGACGCGGCGCGCAGCAAGGCGGAGGCGCTGCTGAAAGAGACGCGTGCCAAAATGCAGGGCCGCAATCGCGTCAGCCAGGCGGCATATGACGCCGGCCGTCAGGTGGATGGCTGGATCCATGAAAAACCGTGGCACGGCGCAGGCGTTGGTGCGGCGGTAGGGATTTTTATCGGCGCGCTGCTGGCTTCCCGCCGCTAATTCCCCGCTCCACCCTGTTCCCCCTCCCCGCCGCGTGCGGGGATTTTTTTGCCTGCAGCGAACCGCCGGGCTGCGAGTGGTGCCTGGTAGCACATATTGGCTTCCGGCCGCTTCTCCCGATCCCTGCTCTGCCCTCAACCCGGCCCCGAAAAAAAAGTTTTCTCTCCTGTTCCGGCGCTGGCGCGCTCTGCGTCACGGCTGGCGCTTAGGCCTGGATTTTGCGTGGTTGAAAAACAAAAAGCCTACATCTAGTATCTACTCAATCAAATACACACAATATGCTGTTATGACCGCCTGACCGCCACCGCGCCGTAGCCGCTCAGAATAGCGTATCAGGACGCAAGAGGTAAATACGAATCATGATCATTACCATTTTCACTAAGCATCACTGCATGCAGTGCGACGCCACGAAAAACATGATGGATAAGCAGGGGCTGTGCTATCGGCTGGTCAATCTGGACGAAGAGCCGGAAGCGGCCGCGCAAGTGATGGCGCTCGGCTACCGTCAGGCGCCGGTAGTGATGACCGATAGCGAACACTGGAGCGGTTTTCGCCCCGACCACATTATGCGTCTGGCGCAGCTGACGCTGGCGCAGGAGTAAGCACGATGTTTCCCCTGGTCTACTTTTCCAGCCAGTCGGAGAACACGCACCGTTTTATCACTCGCCTTGGCCTGCCGGCGCGGCGCATTCCGATCGATAAACAGCAGCGTCTGCAGATAGAGACGCCGTTTATCCTGGTGGTGCCGAGCTACGGCGGCGGCGGCGCACGCGGCGCGGTGCCGGGCCAGGTGATCCAATTTCTGAATGATGAAGCCAACCGGCGCCGGCTGCGCGGCGTGATTGCCGCAGGCAACCGTAATTTCGGCACCGGCTTCTGCCTGGCCGGCGACATCATTGCGCAAAAATGTCAGGTTCCCTACCTCTACCGTTTTGAGCTGATGGGAACCGCCGACGATATCGCCAACGTAAAAGCGGGAGTAACCGAATTTTGGCAACGACAGACAGCCCAGAACTAGCGCCGACGGCGATTACGCCTGACTACCACGCGCTTAACGCCATGCTTAACCTGTATGACGCGCAGGGCCGGATCCAGTTTGATAAGGATCGCGAGGCGGCGCGCCAGTTCTATCTGCAGCATGTGCTGCTCAACAGTATGACCTTCAGCTCAACGGCGGCGCGCCTGCGCTATCTGGTAGAGGAAGGCTATTATGAAGCCGCGGTGCTGAATGCCTATCCGTTTGGGTTCGTCTGCCAGCTGTTTGAGCAGGCGGCGGGCTGGGGCTATCGCTTCCAGACCTTTCTCGGCGCGTGGAAATTCTTTACCAGCTATGCGCTGAAGAGTTTCGACGGCAAACGCTATCTGGAAGATTTTCCCGATCGCGCCTGCATGGTGGCGCTGACGCTGGCGCAGGGCGACCGCGCGCTGGCCGCCGCGCTGCTGGAGGAGATGCTTTCTGGCCGCTTTCAGCCGGCGACCCCCACGTTTCTCAACGGCGGCAAACAGCAGCGCGGCGAGCTGGTCTCCTGTTTCCTGCTGCGTATTGAAGACAATATGGAATCGATCGGCCGCGCGATTAACGCCGCGCTGCAGCTGTCGAAGCGCGGCGGCGGCGTGGCGCTGCTGCTCTCTAACCTGCGCGAAGCGGGCGCGCCGATCAAGCGCATTGAAAACCAGTCATCCGGGGTGATCCCGGTAATGAAAATGCTGGAGGACGCTTTCTCCTACGCCAATCAGCTGGGCGCGCGTCAGGGCGCGGGTGCGGTTTATCTGCATGCGCACCATCCCGATATTTTGCGCTTTCTCGATACCAAACGGGAGAACGCCGACGAAAAGATCCGCATCAAAACGCTGTCGCTGGGCGTGGTGATCCCCGACGTCACCTTCCGGCTGGCGAAGGACCACCAGCCGATGGCGCTGTTTTCGCCCTACGATGTCGAGCGTATCTACGGCCAGCCGTTCGCTGATATCAGCATCAGCGAGCGTTATGATGAGATGCTGGCGGACGATCGCATCCGCAAAACCTTTATTAACGCACGCGCCTTTTTCCAGACGCTGGCGGAGATCCAGTTTGAATCGGGCTATCCCTATGTGATGTTCGAGGATACGGTAAACCGCGCTAATCCAGTGGCGGGACGCATCAATATGAGCAACCTCTGCTCGGAGATCCTGCAGGTCAACGCCCCCTCGCGCTATCACGAGGATCTGAGCTATCAGACGCTTGGCAAAGATATCTCCTGCAATCTCGGGTCGCTGAACATCGCGCACGCGATGGATTCTCCCGACTTTGCGCGCACCGTGGAGACTGCGGTGCGCGGGCTGAGCGCGGTCTCAGATATGAGCGATATCCAGTCGGTGCCGTCGGTGGCGCACAGCAATGCGCAGTCGCACGCCATCGGGCTGGGACAGATGAACCTGCACGGCTATCTGATGCGTGAAGGCATCGCTTACGGGTCGACGGAGGCGCTCGATTTCACCAACCTCTATTTTTACTGCGTTACCTACCATGCGCTGCGCACCTCGAACCAGCTGGCGCGTGAGCGGCAACAGCGCTTCGGCGGCTTCGAACAGTCGCGCTACGCCAGCGGCGATTACTTCACGAAGTATATTGAGCGGGCGTGGCGGCCGCGCACCGCACGTGTCGCCCGGCTGTTCGCCGACGCCAACATCCATCTGCCCGATCAGGCGGACTGGCAGAGGCTGCGCGCGGCGGTGATGCGCGATGGTCTCTATAACCAGAACCTGCAGGCGGTGCCGCCGACCGGCTCCATCTCTTATATCAATCACGCCACCTCAAGCATTCACCCTATCGTGTCGCGTATTGAGATCCGCAAAGAGGGCAAAATCGGGCGCGTCTATTACCCGGCACCCTTTATGACCAACGAAAATGCGCACCGCTGGCGCGACGCCTATGAGATCGGCCCGGAGGCGATTATCGATACCTATGCCGAGGCGACGCAGCATGTCGATCAGGGGCTGTCGCTGACGCTCTTTTTCCGTGATGACGCCACCACGCGCGATATCAACCGTGCGCAGATCTACGCCTGGAAAAAAGGGATCAAGACCCTGTATTACATTCGCCTGCGCCAGATGGCGCTGGAAGGCACCGAGGTGCAGGGCTGCGTCTCCTGCTCGCTGTAAACGGAAGTGATGAGATTATGCAAACGCTGAAACGCATCCAGGCGATAAACTGGAACCGCATCGAAGATGATAAAGATTTAGAGGTCTGGAACCGTCTGACCAGCAACTTCTGGCTGCCGGAGAAGGTGCCACTTTCAAACGATCTGCCGTCGTGGCAGAGCCTGA
This DNA window, taken from Mixta gaviniae, encodes the following:
- the mmuP gene encoding S-methylmethionine permease; amino-acid sequence: MQSEQPQGGQFKRSMKARHLVMLSLGGVIGTGLFFNTGYIISTTGAAGTLLAYLIGALVVWLVMQSLGELSVAMPETGAFHVYASRYLSPATGYTVAWLYWLTWTVALGSSLTAAGFCMQYWFPQTPVWLWCLIFCLAIFLLNVISTRFFAEGEFWFSLIKVITILAFIVLGGCAVFGLIPLKDGTPAPFFHNLTASGWLPHGALPILMTMVAVNFAFSGTELIGIAAGETENPHKVVPMAIRTTVARLIIFFIGTVLILAALIPMDQAGIVKSPFVLVFEKIGIPWAADIFNFVILTAILSAANSGLYASGRMLWSLSNEGTLPRCFSRLTRRGIPLVAIGASMLGGLLALFSSIVAADTVYVALSAISGFAVVAVWLSICASHYAFRRRYLREGGTLDGLKYRAPWFPLTPILGFALCLLACVGLAFDPAQRIALWCGLPFVALCYGAYSLTQRNKRERAKETEHAV
- a CDS encoding DUF2002 family protein; protein product: MYLRPDEVARVLEKAGFEMDTVTPKTYGYRRGEDYVYVNREARMGRTALVIHPTLKEKSLNYADPASEIKTCDHYTRFPMYLMGDSQDHYGIPHGFSSRAALERYLQSMFD
- a CDS encoding DUF883 family protein, encoding MFKQTTKNDDVDIHQDVSVLADTLDDLLKSYGSKAQDDIDAARSKAEALLKETRAKMQGRNRVSQAAYDAGRQVDGWIHEKPWHGAGVGAAVGIFIGALLASRR
- the nrdH gene encoding glutaredoxin-like protein NrdH, with the protein product MIITIFTKHHCMQCDATKNMMDKQGLCYRLVNLDEEPEAAAQVMALGYRQAPVVMTDSEHWSGFRPDHIMRLAQLTLAQE
- the nrdI gene encoding class Ib ribonucleoside-diphosphate reductase assembly flavoprotein NrdI; its protein translation is MFPLVYFSSQSENTHRFITRLGLPARRIPIDKQQRLQIETPFILVVPSYGGGGARGAVPGQVIQFLNDEANRRRLRGVIAAGNRNFGTGFCLAGDIIAQKCQVPYLYRFELMGTADDIANVKAGVTEFWQRQTAQN
- the nrdE gene encoding class 1b ribonucleoside-diphosphate reductase subunit alpha, producing the protein MATTDSPELAPTAITPDYHALNAMLNLYDAQGRIQFDKDREAARQFYLQHVLLNSMTFSSTAARLRYLVEEGYYEAAVLNAYPFGFVCQLFEQAAGWGYRFQTFLGAWKFFTSYALKSFDGKRYLEDFPDRACMVALTLAQGDRALAAALLEEMLSGRFQPATPTFLNGGKQQRGELVSCFLLRIEDNMESIGRAINAALQLSKRGGGVALLLSNLREAGAPIKRIENQSSGVIPVMKMLEDAFSYANQLGARQGAGAVYLHAHHPDILRFLDTKRENADEKIRIKTLSLGVVIPDVTFRLAKDHQPMALFSPYDVERIYGQPFADISISERYDEMLADDRIRKTFINARAFFQTLAEIQFESGYPYVMFEDTVNRANPVAGRINMSNLCSEILQVNAPSRYHEDLSYQTLGKDISCNLGSLNIAHAMDSPDFARTVETAVRGLSAVSDMSDIQSVPSVAHSNAQSHAIGLGQMNLHGYLMREGIAYGSTEALDFTNLYFYCVTYHALRTSNQLARERQQRFGGFEQSRYASGDYFTKYIERAWRPRTARVARLFADANIHLPDQADWQRLRAAVMRDGLYNQNLQAVPPTGSISYINHATSSIHPIVSRIEIRKEGKIGRVYYPAPFMTNENAHRWRDAYEIGPEAIIDTYAEATQHVDQGLSLTLFFRDDATTRDINRAQIYAWKKGIKTLYYIRLRQMALEGTEVQGCVSCSL